One Hordeum vulgare subsp. vulgare chromosome 4H, MorexV3_pseudomolecules_assembly, whole genome shotgun sequence DNA window includes the following coding sequences:
- the LOC123446528 gene encoding peroxidase 70-like, producing the protein MARASIHLPPLLLLLAATCAAVANAQLSENYYGSSCPAALLTIRTTVATAVLLDRRMGASLLRLYFHDCFVQGCDASVLLDDTASFTGEKGAGPNAGSLRGFEVIDRIKLLLELICPRTVSCADILAAAARDAVVDLGGPSWTVLLGRRDATTASASLANSDLPGPNSNLNDLLAAFSKKGLSSTDMVALSGGHTIGRGQCQNYRNRIYADTDIDGTFAASLRGDCPQGGGNDGSLAPLDASSPDYFDNSYFSGLLNHQGLLHSDQALYDGGSTDGLVRSYASNNDQFASDFAAAMVKLGNLGALTGAYGEIRVNCRVVN; encoded by the exons ATGGCTCGTGCCAGCATTCATCTCCCACCTTTGCTCTTGCTCCTCGCAGCAACTTGTGCGGCGGTAGCGAACGCGCAGCTGTCGGAAAACTACTACGGTTCTTCTTGCCCCGCGGCGCTTCTCACCATAAGGACTACCGTGGCGACGGCGGTGCTGCTCGACCGCCGCATGGGCGCCTCCCTTCTCCGGCTTTACTTCCACGACTGCTTTGTGCAA GGGTGCGACGCGTCCGTGCTGCTCGACGACACGGCCAGCTTCACCGGTGAAAAGGGGGCGGGGCCGAACGCAGGGTCGCTGCGCGGTTTCGAGGTGATTGACAGGAtcaagttgctcctggagctgattTGCCCGCGGACCGTCTCCTGCGCTGACATCCTCGCCGCCGCTGCCCGCGACGCCGTCGTCGAC CTAGGGGGCCCATCATGGACGGTTCTACTTGGGAGGAGGGACGCCACCACCGCAAGTGCGTCCTTGGCCAACAGTGACCTCCCCGGGCCCAACTCCAACCTCAATGATCTCCTCGCCGCTTTCTCCAAGAAGGGATTAAGCAGCACCGACATGGTCGCTCTCTCAG GGGGCCACACCATCGGCCGGGGGCAATGCCAGAATTACCGAAACCGGATCTACGCCGACACCGACATCGACGGGACCTTCGCGGCGTCGCTGCGAGGCGACTGCCCACAGGGCGGTGGCAACGACGGCAGCCTCGCGCCTCTCGACGCATCCTCGCCGGACTACTTCGACAACAGCTACTTCTCCGGCCTCCTCAACCATCAGGGGCTGCTCCACTCCGACCAGGCGCTGTACGACGGCGGCTCCACGGACGGTCTGGTCAGGAGCTACGCGTCCAACAATGATCAGTTCGCCAGCGACTTCGCGGCcgccatggtgaagttgggcaaTCTCGGTGCGCTCACGGGGGCGTACGGGGAGATCAGGGTCAACTGCCGCGTGGTAAACTGA